A section of the Leptotrichia sp. HSP-342 genome encodes:
- a CDS encoding Type 1 glutamine amidotransferase-like domain-containing protein encodes MKNMILTSSLYESIELVKNFLNKNTESKKILFIPTATNVDEYKKYIHLTQKAFEDFGYEVENFDVSIFSEKTAKEKLSEAKIIFISGGNTFYLLQELKRKNLIPYLKERIENGLLYIGESAGSVIAAPDIEYASIVDDKTLATELDDYTGLNLVDFYIVPHFEEEPFVEGSRNMVELYKDKLDLKLINNKEAILVENNNFTIIK; translated from the coding sequence TTGAAAAATATGATTTTAACATCGTCTTTATACGAAAGTATAGAACTTGTAAAAAATTTTTTGAATAAAAATACTGAAAGTAAAAAAATACTATTTATTCCCACAGCAACTAATGTAGACGAATATAAAAAATACATACATCTTACTCAAAAGGCATTTGAAGATTTTGGTTATGAAGTGGAAAATTTTGATGTTTCTATTTTTTCAGAAAAGACTGCAAAAGAGAAATTGTCAGAAGCGAAAATAATTTTTATTTCTGGTGGAAATACATTTTATTTATTGCAAGAATTAAAAAGAAAAAATTTAATACCTTATTTAAAGGAAAGAATAGAAAATGGACTGTTATATATTGGAGAATCGGCAGGTTCAGTAATAGCGGCTCCTGACATAGAGTATGCCTCTATAGTGGATGATAAGACTTTGGCAACAGAATTAGATGATTATACAGGATTAAATCTAGTAGACTTTTACATAGTTCCTCATTTTGAAGAAGAGCCTTTTGTGGAAGGTTCGAGAAATATGGTTGAATTATATAAAGATAAATTGGATTTGAAATTGATTAATAATAAAGAAGCAATACTGGTTGAAAATAATAATTTTACAATAATAAAATAA
- the secF gene encoding protein translocase subunit SecF, which produces MKINLKVIQRRNLFLGISAIMVIISLISLFVIKLNLGVDFKGGELIQLKYDKKIDQNAVNETLNSLIGEIPKLKAKRVQFSDTDNTVIIRTEQLDNTQKTKIMSELSKKTGKYEVVKNETVGAVIGKELTANAIQSLIIGSILIIIYVTIRFEFVYALAGVIALIHDVIIAFGVIALLKYEIDTPFIAAILTILGYSINDTIVVFDRIRENIQKNRKGKNKTVEPFDLVIEKSINQVFTRSIYTSLTTLFSVIVLLILGGDTLKTFSMTLFVGMLVGTYSSVFVASPLVYIMKKGKNEPKVKDVIKSSGKTVNGYDEKDKVLV; this is translated from the coding sequence ATGAAGATTAATTTAAAAGTTATACAACGTAGAAACCTTTTTTTAGGTATTTCAGCAATAATGGTTATAATTTCATTGATTTCGCTATTTGTAATAAAGCTAAATCTTGGTGTAGATTTTAAAGGTGGAGAATTAATTCAATTAAAATATGATAAGAAAATTGATCAAAATGCAGTAAATGAGACATTAAACAGTTTAATTGGCGAAATTCCTAAATTAAAGGCCAAAAGAGTTCAGTTTTCAGATACAGACAATACTGTTATCATAAGAACAGAGCAGCTTGATAATACGCAAAAAACAAAAATAATGTCAGAGTTAAGTAAAAAAACTGGTAAATATGAAGTTGTAAAAAATGAAACTGTGGGAGCAGTAATCGGTAAGGAATTAACTGCAAATGCTATTCAGTCTTTAATAATAGGAAGTATACTGATTATTATTTATGTTACTATAAGATTTGAGTTTGTTTATGCTCTGGCAGGAGTTATAGCGCTTATTCACGATGTTATTATTGCCTTTGGAGTTATTGCGCTACTTAAATATGAAATCGATACTCCATTTATAGCTGCAATTCTTACAATTTTAGGATACTCTATTAACGATACGATTGTTGTATTTGATAGAATTCGTGAAAATATTCAGAAAAATAGAAAAGGTAAAAATAAAACTGTGGAACCATTTGATCTAGTTATTGAAAAATCAATAAATCAAGTGTTCACAAGATCAATTTATACTTCATTGACAACTCTATTTTCAGTAATTGTACTTCTGATTTTAGGTGGAGATACATTAAAAACATTTAGTATGACTCTATTTGTAGGAATGCTTGTTGGAACTTATTCATCAGTATTTGTAGCAAGTCCTTTGGTTTATATAATGAAAAAAGGTAAAAATGAGCCTAAAGTTAAAGATGTTATAAAAAGTTCTGGTAAAACAGTAAATGGATATGATGAAAAAGATAAAGTGCTAGTATAA
- a CDS encoding CvpA family protein, with translation MMLDIGFIVLLIIFIFLGYRRGFSLEFFNMFKYIFIIFITNYICKLFFNSEKIKPQNQLKIFVIIVLVQCIIYSVVLIANRKFLKSIKIKRFDKFSGMIFGIMELFFVAVIVYITVITGSIGSKRIREIRDKSLSVQFMTKHALKFADSFPKFIKDDVERYVVSQREKEVIDDVLNNYKNPKPDKFEKTKDIE, from the coding sequence ATGATGCTGGATATTGGCTTTATAGTTTTACTGATAATATTTATTTTTCTTGGATATAGAAGAGGATTCTCTTTGGAATTTTTCAATATGTTTAAATATATTTTTATTATTTTTATAACAAATTATATTTGTAAACTTTTTTTTAATTCAGAGAAAATTAAACCTCAAAATCAGTTAAAAATTTTTGTTATTATAGTTTTAGTCCAATGTATTATCTATTCTGTCGTTCTTATAGCTAATAGAAAATTTTTAAAAAGTATAAAAATAAAAAGATTTGATAAATTTTCTGGAATGATATTCGGAATAATGGAGTTATTCTTTGTTGCAGTTATTGTTTATATTACAGTAATTACAGGATCTATAGGAAGTAAAAGAATACGTGAAATAAGGGACAAAAGCCTTTCTGTTCAGTTTATGACAAAACATGCATTAAAATTTGCAGATTCTTTTCCAAAATTCATAAAAGATGATGTGGAAAGATATGTTGTTAGCCAGAGAGAGAAAGAAGTAATAGATGACGTTTTAAATAATTATAAAAATCCAAAACCAGATAAATTTGAAAAAACAAAAGATATTGAATAA
- the alr gene encoding alanine racemase — protein MRCWAEININNLYSNIDEIKKIVTKDKIIAVIKADAYGHGMLEICNALIKKGIKNFAVATSDEALKIKELHDDIMVLILGPVENEYMDLIADKNIYFMVTDFEEIEYLEKTGKEKGKTTDVFIKIDTGMGRVGFQESETEKLNEILKNASHINPIGIFSHFSSSDSDKDYTKLQESKFKAMCEKISSGISSIKYRHLHNSFGTLKFQDSIEDFVRVGIILYGGVTDEETAPYKFKPVMSLFAKISYIKTLKEDSFISYGNTYKGKAGKTYATVSIGYADGVRRDLSNKGYVFYKGYKCEIVGRVCMDQLIILLPEELKNEAKKGDVVEFFGENISVVEVADLCNTISYEILCGISQRVPRIYVEK, from the coding sequence ATGCGATGCTGGGCAGAAATAAATATAAATAATTTGTATAGCAATATTGATGAGATAAAAAAAATTGTGACAAAAGACAAAATAATAGCAGTTATAAAAGCAGATGCTTATGGACATGGGATGCTTGAAATTTGTAATGCTCTTATAAAAAAAGGGATTAAGAATTTTGCAGTTGCAACAAGTGACGAAGCGCTTAAAATAAAAGAACTTCATGATGATATTATGGTGCTGATATTAGGACCTGTGGAAAATGAGTACATGGATTTGATTGCTGATAAAAATATTTATTTTATGGTAACAGATTTTGAGGAAATAGAATATTTGGAAAAAACTGGAAAAGAAAAAGGGAAAACTACAGATGTGTTTATAAAGATAGATACTGGAATGGGACGTGTAGGCTTTCAGGAAAGTGAGACTGAAAAACTGAATGAAATTCTTAAAAATGCCAGTCATATTAATCCAATAGGAATTTTCTCGCATTTTTCATCATCGGATAGTGACAAAGACTATACAAAATTGCAGGAAAGTAAATTTAAAGCAATGTGTGAAAAAATATCAAGTGGAATATCATCAATAAAATACAGACATCTGCACAACAGTTTTGGAACTTTGAAGTTTCAAGATAGCATAGAAGATTTTGTGAGAGTGGGAATTATACTTTATGGAGGGGTTACAGACGAAGAAACAGCTCCGTATAAATTTAAGCCAGTAATGTCTCTCTTTGCAAAAATCAGCTATATAAAGACATTAAAGGAAGATAGTTTTATAAGTTATGGAAATACTTATAAAGGAAAAGCTGGAAAGACCTATGCTACAGTTTCTATTGGATATGCTGACGGAGTAAGGCGTGACTTGTCAAATAAAGGGTATGTTTTTTATAAAGGATATAAATGTGAGATTGTAGGGCGTGTCTGTATGGATCAGCTTATAATTTTACTTCCTGAAGAATTGAAAAATGAAGCTAAAAAAGGCGATGTTGTAGAATTTTTTGGTGAAAATATAAGTGTTGTAGAGGTTGCTGATTTATGTAATACTATTTCGTATGAGATTTTATGTGGAATAAGTCAGAGAGTACCTAGAATTTATGTGGAAAAATAG
- the alaS gene encoding alanine--tRNA ligase, which produces MTGNEIRKSFVDFFKSKEHKHFESASLIPDDKSLLLTVAGMVPFKPFFLGEKEAPFKRITTYQKCIRTNDLENVGRTPRHHTFFEMLGNFSFGDYFKKEAIEWSWEYITKVLKLEEDRLWVSVYKTDDEAYEIWNKEIGVPSERIVRLGEEDNWWAAGPVGSCGPCSEIYYDTQNMGKNNEEVDRKPGDDGDRFLEIWNLVFTEWNRLEDGSLVPLPEKNIDTGAGLERIASVVQNKDNNFDTDLFTNITKGIKSVLEIQGNKSEEAVKIIADHVRASVFLIGDGVLPSNEGRGYILRKIIRRAFGAGSSAKQKVFEKEDIFLYKLVPYVLETMNEAYPELAEKQEYIEKVIRLEEERFATTLKNGTEMLEEEIQKLKAENQKELPAELTFKLYDTFGFPFELTKLILENQGFEASEEEFEKKLAEQVQRSKDSRTTISDMIKDEFIDEFFEKHGKTEFTGYSQNFEEKSTLLHIAKSEGISGYEMIFDKTPFYAESGGQVADTGIITSGEFEGKVVNVVKKHDIFIHQVEITRGIAPAVGVEVKMQIDVNRRKDIQRNHTATHILHKVLRENLGTHVEQSGSLVDDEKLRFDFSHYEAISPEMIEKIEKGVNDIILSNLQVKINYENIEDAKTRGAMALFSDKYGDIVRVVEIDGYSIELCGGTHVKSTGEIGLFNIESESGIASGTRRITATTGHKSLNYVNRLEEKIKEISDIFRTDEKNVVDIIEKYIGDMKAAVKVHEEMQTKLVKYEINEMLENVEAVNGVKVLKSSFEDKNVDELKEIVDRGKEKMQSGIIILGTNNNGKAIFVVGVTKDLISKVKAGEIVKVAAQVAGGNGGGRPDFAQAGGKDGSAVKEAVEKAFEFVTEKL; this is translated from the coding sequence ATGACAGGAAATGAAATAAGAAAAAGTTTTGTAGATTTTTTTAAATCAAAAGAGCATAAACATTTTGAAAGTGCGTCGCTTATACCAGATGATAAGAGCTTATTGCTGACTGTAGCAGGAATGGTACCGTTTAAACCGTTTTTCTTGGGAGAAAAGGAGGCACCATTTAAAAGGATTACGACTTATCAGAAATGTATTAGAACTAATGATTTGGAAAATGTTGGAAGAACGCCTAGACATCATACGTTTTTTGAAATGTTAGGAAATTTCTCGTTTGGAGATTATTTTAAAAAGGAAGCTATTGAATGGTCTTGGGAGTATATAACGAAAGTATTGAAACTGGAAGAGGACAGACTTTGGGTATCTGTGTATAAAACAGATGATGAGGCTTATGAAATCTGGAACAAGGAAATTGGAGTGCCATCAGAAAGAATTGTTAGGCTTGGAGAAGAGGATAACTGGTGGGCAGCAGGACCTGTAGGTTCTTGCGGGCCTTGCAGCGAGATTTATTACGATACTCAGAATATGGGAAAAAATAACGAAGAAGTTGACAGAAAGCCAGGAGATGACGGAGATAGATTTTTAGAAATCTGGAATTTGGTATTTACTGAATGGAACAGGCTTGAAGACGGTTCACTTGTACCGCTTCCAGAAAAAAATATTGACACAGGGGCAGGACTTGAGAGAATTGCTTCAGTTGTGCAAAACAAGGATAACAACTTTGATACAGATTTATTTACAAATATTACAAAAGGGATAAAGTCTGTACTTGAAATTCAAGGAAATAAAAGTGAGGAAGCAGTAAAAATTATTGCCGATCACGTTAGAGCCTCAGTATTTTTGATTGGAGATGGAGTATTGCCGTCAAACGAAGGACGTGGATATATTTTAAGAAAAATTATAAGACGTGCTTTTGGAGCTGGAAGTTCTGCAAAACAGAAAGTTTTTGAAAAAGAAGATATATTTCTTTATAAATTAGTGCCTTATGTTCTTGAAACAATGAATGAAGCATACCCAGAATTAGCTGAAAAGCAAGAATATATTGAAAAAGTTATAAGACTGGAGGAAGAAAGATTTGCAACAACTTTGAAAAATGGAACTGAAATGCTGGAAGAAGAAATTCAGAAATTAAAAGCAGAAAATCAGAAGGAATTGCCAGCTGAACTGACTTTTAAGTTATATGATACTTTTGGATTCCCATTTGAACTTACAAAATTAATCTTGGAAAATCAAGGATTTGAAGCATCAGAAGAAGAATTTGAGAAAAAACTGGCAGAACAGGTGCAACGTTCAAAGGATAGCAGAACAACAATTTCTGATATGATAAAAGATGAATTTATAGATGAATTTTTTGAAAAACATGGAAAAACTGAATTTACTGGATATTCACAAAATTTTGAGGAAAAAAGCACGCTTTTACATATTGCCAAAAGTGAAGGAATCTCAGGATATGAGATGATTTTTGATAAAACACCATTTTATGCTGAATCTGGAGGGCAAGTTGCTGATACAGGAATTATCACTTCTGGAGAATTTGAAGGAAAAGTTGTAAATGTGGTTAAAAAACATGATATCTTTATTCATCAGGTTGAAATCACAAGGGGAATTGCTCCAGCGGTAGGCGTGGAAGTGAAAATGCAAATTGATGTAAACCGTAGAAAAGATATTCAGAGAAATCATACAGCTACACATATTTTACACAAAGTTTTAAGAGAAAATCTAGGAACACATGTAGAGCAGTCTGGATCGCTTGTGGATGACGAAAAATTAAGATTTGACTTTTCACATTATGAAGCAATCAGTCCAGAAATGATTGAAAAAATTGAAAAAGGTGTAAATGACATTATTTTATCAAATTTACAAGTAAAAATAAATTATGAAAATATTGAAGATGCAAAAACAAGAGGAGCAATGGCATTATTTTCAGACAAATATGGAGATATAGTCCGTGTTGTTGAAATTGACGGATATTCTATCGAGCTTTGTGGAGGAACACACGTTAAATCAACTGGAGAAATAGGATTATTCAATATTGAGTCTGAAAGCGGAATTGCTTCTGGAACACGTAGAATTACAGCCACAACTGGACATAAGAGCTTAAATTATGTAAATAGGCTTGAAGAAAAAATAAAAGAAATATCTGATATTTTTAGAACAGACGAAAAAAATGTTGTTGATATTATCGAAAAATATATTGGAGATATGAAAGCTGCAGTAAAAGTGCATGAAGAAATGCAAACAAAACTTGTAAAATATGAAATTAATGAAATGCTGGAAAATGTTGAAGCAGTAAATGGTGTGAAAGTACTAAAATCTTCATTTGAAGATAAAAATGTTGATGAACTGAAAGAGATTGTAGACAGAGGAAAAGAAAAGATGCAGTCTGGAATCATCATTTTGGGAACAAATAACAATGGAAAGGCAATTTTCGTAGTTGGAGTTACAAAAGACTTGATTTCAAAAGTGAAGGCTGGAGAAATAGTAAAAGTTGCAGCACAAGTCGCTGGCGGAAACGGTGGAGGACGTCCTGACTTTGCACAGGCTGGTGGAAAAGATGGAAGTGCTGTAAAAGAAGCTGTTGAAAAAGCATTTGAATTTGTAACTGAAAAATTATAA
- the ruvX gene encoding Holliday junction resolvase RuvX encodes MKKFIGLDVGDVRIGVAKCDPLGILATALEVIDRTKTNPVERIKEILDDEGTKKVVVGMPKSLDGTKKRQVEKVEEFVEELKKSIPNIQIIFVDERYTTTEAEHYLKNYSKKNGKERRKVVDMVAASIILQKYLDTLS; translated from the coding sequence ATGAAAAAATTTATTGGATTAGATGTGGGAGATGTCAGAATTGGAGTTGCAAAATGTGACCCTTTGGGAATTCTTGCAACTGCTCTCGAAGTAATTGACAGAACAAAGACAAATCCTGTTGAAAGAATAAAGGAAATACTAGATGATGAAGGCACAAAAAAAGTTGTTGTGGGAATGCCAAAGAGCCTTGATGGCACAAAAAAACGTCAGGTGGAAAAAGTAGAGGAATTTGTGGAAGAATTGAAAAAGAGTATTCCAAATATTCAGATTATCTTTGTAGATGAGCGTTACACAACAACAGAGGCTGAGCATTATCTAAAAAACTATTCCAAAAAGAATGGAAAAGAACGTAGAAAAGTAGTAGATATGGTTGCAGCGTCAATAATTTTGCAGAAATATCTTGATACATTGTCTTAA
- the secD gene encoding protein translocase subunit SecD, whose protein sequence is MQNKKSHYVWLLLVIFVPALILYFNKVKLGLDLRGGTSVVLQAQGKIEPDTMSKVKNIIERRVNSIGVAEPVIQLSGNDKLIVELAGIKDPQKAIELIGTTAKLEFRIKNKDGYGPVLLEGSALKTAGVSRDQVGMPSVSFELNSQGANTFAKITRENIGKQLAIMLDNKEQSAPTINSEINGGSGIITGRFSIEEANNLANLLKSGALPVEIKIVENRTVGATLGVDSIRQTGIAGLIALGVISVFMIAIYKIPGIVADIALLINGVLVLGLLSGIGAALTLPGIAGFILTLGMAVDSNVITYERIKEELRLGESLHDAVERGYENAFPAIIDGNLTTMLVAAVLFFLGTGPIKGFAVTLALGVVATVITGVFVSKIFLKLFIKTFNIKREQLFWKGALNED, encoded by the coding sequence ATGCAGAATAAAAAATCACATTATGTTTGGTTACTTTTGGTAATTTTTGTTCCAGCTCTTATTTTGTACTTTAATAAAGTAAAACTGGGACTTGATTTACGTGGTGGAACATCAGTTGTATTACAGGCACAGGGAAAAATTGAGCCTGATACAATGAGCAAGGTTAAAAATATTATTGAAAGAAGGGTAAATAGTATTGGAGTTGCTGAGCCTGTTATTCAGCTTAGTGGAAATGACAAATTGATAGTGGAGCTTGCGGGGATAAAAGATCCTCAAAAGGCTATTGAATTGATTGGTACAACAGCGAAACTTGAGTTTAGAATAAAAAATAAGGACGGTTACGGGCCTGTTTTATTAGAAGGTTCCGCATTAAAGACAGCAGGAGTTTCTAGAGATCAGGTTGGGATGCCTTCTGTAAGTTTTGAATTAAATTCACAAGGAGCAAATACTTTTGCTAAGATTACAAGGGAGAATATAGGAAAACAGCTGGCAATAATGCTTGATAACAAAGAACAGTCAGCACCTACAATTAACAGTGAAATTAATGGAGGAAGTGGAATCATAACTGGAAGATTTTCAATCGAAGAAGCCAATAATCTAGCAAATCTGTTAAAATCAGGGGCATTGCCTGTGGAAATTAAAATTGTTGAAAATAGAACAGTTGGAGCAACACTTGGAGTAGATTCGATAAGACAGACTGGAATAGCTGGGCTGATTGCCTTAGGTGTAATTTCAGTATTTATGATTGCTATTTATAAAATACCTGGAATTGTTGCAGATATAGCACTTTTAATAAATGGAGTTCTAGTTTTAGGATTACTTAGCGGAATCGGTGCGGCGTTGACACTTCCTGGAATTGCAGGGTTTATTTTAACATTAGGAATGGCAGTTGATTCAAATGTAATTACTTATGAGAGAATAAAGGAAGAGTTGCGGCTTGGAGAATCGCTTCATGATGCGGTTGAAAGAGGTTATGAAAATGCCTTTCCTGCCATAATTGACGGAAATCTGACTACAATGCTTGTGGCGGCTGTGCTATTTTTCCTAGGAACTGGACCAATTAAAGGATTCGCAGTAACATTGGCGCTTGGTGTGGTTGCTACTGTAATTACAGGAGTATTTGTTTCAAAAATATTTTTAAAATTATTCATAAAAACATTTAACATAAAAAGAGAACAGCTGTTCTGGAAAGGAGCTTTGAATGAAGATTAA
- the lptB gene encoding LPS export ABC transporter ATP-binding protein, translating to MARKISIEADSLKKIYKNREVVKSVSLSMEKGEVVGLLGPNGAGKTTTFYMITGIVRPNHGRVMYNGEEITTLPMYKRARLGLGYLPQEASVFRNLTVEENIVSVLEMRGVKKKERIATMQNLIEEFKLSHVAKSLGYALSGGERRRVEIARTISTNPDFILLDEPFAGVDPIAVEDIQNIIMQLKERGLGILITDHNVRETLRITERAYIMAEGTILIAGTGQQIANDETARRVYLGDNFKLD from the coding sequence ATGGCTAGAAAAATTAGTATAGAAGCCGATAGCTTGAAAAAGATATATAAAAACAGGGAAGTTGTAAAAAGTGTGAGCCTGTCGATGGAAAAGGGAGAAGTTGTAGGACTTCTTGGACCTAATGGAGCAGGAAAGACAACTACTTTTTACATGATTACAGGCATTGTAAGGCCAAATCATGGAAGAGTAATGTACAACGGAGAGGAAATTACAACTTTGCCTATGTATAAGAGAGCTAGATTAGGACTTGGATATTTGCCACAGGAGGCCTCTGTTTTTAGAAACTTGACTGTGGAGGAAAATATTGTGTCAGTTTTAGAGATGCGAGGAGTCAAAAAGAAAGAAAGAATTGCTACAATGCAGAATTTAATTGAGGAATTTAAATTATCTCATGTAGCAAAAAGCTTGGGATATGCACTTTCTGGAGGGGAACGTAGACGTGTGGAGATTGCTAGAACTATTTCTACAAATCCAGACTTTATACTGCTTGATGAGCCTTTTGCGGGAGTAGATCCGATTGCAGTTGAGGATATTCAGAATATAATAATGCAGTTAAAGGAACGTGGACTCGGAATATTGATTACCGATCATAACGTGCGTGAAACATTGAGGATTACGGAAAGAGCTTACATAATGGCAGAAGGTACAATTCTGATTGCAGGAACAGGACAGCAGATTGCAAATGATGAAACAGCTAGAAGAGTGTATCTTGGGGATAACTTCAAGCTTGATTAG